A stretch of the Planctomycetota bacterium genome encodes the following:
- a CDS encoding lactate utilization protein has translation MIAPQSSPGSHPAPADDDGGHGVAKRRFLHDAAVSAGDEPRRGFIRRALAGYERTRDAQQARYRDYEQARDAASLAKWAAVNHLDELLPRFEAAFTANGGVVHWARDAAEARRIVLDLVHAAGAKAVIKSKCMTSEEIHLNAALEAEGYAVVESDLGEFIQQLRGEPPYHFVFPCMHVRRDEISALFSEHLGSQPTSDPEQLTMIARRHMRRLYVEADVGITGANFLVAETGQISITENEGNARLTAGLPRVHIAIAGIEKVIERVDDLAVLLPMLATAGTGQPLTCYNTLYAGPRRAGECDGPEEMHLVLLDNRRTMLLADAEQRDALHCIRCGACLNVCPIFKNVGGFTYGTTYQGPIGSVITPHLRGLAEWNHLSGASSLCGACSAACPVRIDIHHHLLHNRRNAARTAPDRRERFGHRVFAFVAARPWLFALAGRLGRLTLPLAKRLRPPLLREWLSSRDLPPAPRRSFRSQWRARRGA, from the coding sequence ATGATCGCTCCCCAGTCGTCGCCGGGCAGCCATCCCGCTCCGGCGGACGACGATGGCGGGCACGGCGTCGCCAAGCGCCGCTTCCTCCACGACGCCGCCGTCAGCGCCGGCGACGAGCCGCGCCGTGGATTCATCCGCCGCGCCCTGGCCGGCTACGAGCGGACGCGCGATGCCCAGCAGGCCCGGTACCGCGACTACGAGCAGGCGCGCGATGCCGCCAGCCTCGCCAAGTGGGCGGCGGTCAATCACCTCGACGAGCTCCTGCCGCGGTTCGAAGCCGCGTTCACCGCCAACGGTGGCGTCGTCCACTGGGCGCGCGATGCCGCGGAGGCGCGGCGGATCGTCCTCGATCTCGTCCACGCCGCCGGCGCGAAGGCCGTGATCAAGAGCAAGTGCATGACCAGCGAGGAGATCCACCTCAACGCCGCCCTCGAGGCCGAGGGGTACGCCGTGGTGGAGAGCGACCTCGGCGAGTTCATCCAGCAGCTCCGCGGCGAGCCCCCCTACCACTTCGTCTTCCCCTGCATGCACGTCCGCCGCGACGAGATCAGCGCGCTGTTCTCCGAGCACCTCGGCAGCCAGCCGACATCCGATCCCGAACAGCTGACGATGATCGCCCGCCGCCACATGCGGCGGCTGTACGTCGAGGCCGACGTCGGCATCACCGGTGCCAATTTCCTCGTCGCCGAGACGGGCCAGATCTCGATCACGGAGAACGAGGGCAACGCCCGGCTCACGGCCGGCCTGCCGCGCGTGCACATCGCGATCGCCGGCATCGAGAAGGTGATCGAGCGGGTCGACGACCTCGCCGTGCTCCTGCCGATGCTCGCCACCGCCGGCACCGGCCAGCCCCTCACCTGCTACAACACGCTGTACGCCGGTCCGCGGCGCGCGGGGGAGTGCGACGGCCCCGAGGAGATGCACCTCGTGCTCCTCGACAACCGTCGCACCATGCTGTTGGCCGATGCCGAGCAGCGCGACGCCCTTCACTGCATCCGCTGCGGCGCCTGCCTGAACGTCTGCCCGATCTTCAAGAACGTCGGCGGCTTTACCTACGGCACGACGTACCAGGGGCCGATCGGCTCGGTGATCACGCCCCACCTCCGCGGCCTCGCCGAGTGGAACCACCTCTCCGGGGCCAGTTCGCTGTGCGGCGCCTGCTCCGCCGCCTGCCCGGTGCGGATCGACATCCACCATCACCTCCTCCACAACCGGCGCAACGCCGCGCGGACCGCCCCCGACCGGCGCGAGCGGTTCGGGCACCGCGTGTTCGCCTTCGTGGCGGCCCGGCCGTGGCTGTTCGCGCTGGCCGGTCGGCTCGGCCGGCTGACGCTGCCGCTGGCGAAGCGCCTCCGCCCGCCGCTGCTGCGCGAGTGGCTCTCCTCGCGCGACCTGCCGCCGGCGCCGCGCCGGTCGTTCCGCAGCCAGTGGCGCGCCCGGAGGGGGGCATGA
- a CDS encoding DUF1080 domain-containing protein: MSGCFLSPGRVAVEPTWHRPATVPAAWRSCWLVLPAVVALASLGIAAEPELPPIFNGRDLSGWKAPAEPYWKVVDGVLVGANDEAKKGSMLYTEKSYGDVILEGEVRWTGEIDSGFMLRKPEVQVQIGVSRSLKRDMTCSFYVGKYPEEAQAKRAGELLRPGDWNRIRVEARGDTFTVFLNGQQVSRYTDAKYKDPGPIGLQIHAGLVMQVEFRDLRAREL; encoded by the coding sequence ATGAGCGGTTGCTTCCTGTCGCCTGGCCGTGTTGCCGTCGAGCCCACCTGGCACCGGCCGGCCACGGTGCCCGCCGCGTGGCGAAGTTGCTGGCTGGTGCTTCCGGCCGTGGTCGCGCTGGCCAGTCTGGGCATCGCCGCCGAGCCGGAGCTCCCGCCGATCTTCAACGGCCGCGACCTGTCGGGCTGGAAGGCCCCTGCCGAACCCTACTGGAAGGTCGTCGACGGCGTGCTCGTCGGTGCCAACGACGAGGCCAAGAAGGGCTCGATGCTCTACACGGAGAAGTCCTACGGCGACGTGATCCTCGAAGGCGAGGTCCGTTGGACCGGGGAGATCGACAGCGGCTTCATGCTCCGCAAGCCCGAGGTCCAGGTGCAGATCGGCGTCTCGCGCAGCCTGAAGCGCGACATGACCTGCTCGTTCTACGTCGGCAAGTACCCGGAGGAGGCTCAGGCCAAGCGGGCCGGCGAGCTGCTCCGCCCCGGCGACTGGAACCGGATCCGCGTCGAGGCCAGGGGGGACACCTTCACGGTGTTCCTCAACGGCCAGCAGGTGTCGCGCTACACCGACGCGAAGTACAAGGATCCCGGTCCGATCGGACTGCAGATCCACGCCGGGTTGGTGATGCAGGTCGAGTTCCGCGATCTCCGGGCACGGGAGCTGTAG
- a CDS encoding myo-inositol-1-phosphate synthase, translating to MPRHRTGLWLVGAKGGVATTVITGLAALSRGKAEPIGLVTALEPFSALGLVDFADLVIGGHDIRSGRLGDEARRMWTESRAITPDVLDAAADSFAAIEARIRPGTVVAAGDTIRGLADEPGVVRVETPRAAIDRLRADIEAFATSEGLGHVVVVNVASTEPAPSRPLPDDDAALERSLDDAAGCPLPPSSLYALAAFAAGASYVNFTPSTGATPPVLQARAARHGVATAGCDGKTGETLLKSVLAPMFAARHLEVMSWVGHNIFGNMDGKVLDDPRNKATKIRSKDHLLAAILGYAPQTHVSIEYIRSLGDWKTAWDHVHFRGFLGTPMTLQFTWQGCDSILAAPLVIDLVRLVDRAHRAGERGVLPWLACFFKSPLGVEEQSFAAQFALLDGWARDLAARHRGTC from the coding sequence ATGCCGCGCCATCGGACCGGGCTGTGGCTGGTGGGAGCGAAGGGGGGCGTGGCGACGACGGTGATCACGGGGCTGGCCGCCCTGTCCCGCGGCAAGGCCGAACCGATCGGTCTGGTGACGGCGCTGGAACCGTTTTCCGCGCTCGGCCTCGTCGACTTCGCCGATCTGGTGATCGGTGGCCACGACATCCGCTCCGGGCGGCTCGGCGACGAGGCCCGGCGGATGTGGACCGAGAGCCGCGCGATCACCCCCGACGTCCTCGACGCCGCCGCCGACTCGTTCGCGGCCATCGAGGCACGGATCCGACCGGGCACGGTCGTCGCCGCCGGCGACACGATCCGCGGCCTCGCCGACGAGCCGGGCGTGGTGCGGGTGGAGACACCGCGCGCGGCGATCGACCGGCTCCGCGCCGACATCGAGGCCTTCGCCACGTCCGAGGGGCTCGGGCACGTGGTCGTCGTCAACGTCGCCTCGACCGAACCGGCTCCGTCACGGCCGCTCCCCGACGACGACGCGGCCCTCGAGCGATCGCTCGACGACGCGGCCGGCTGCCCCCTGCCGCCGAGCAGTCTGTACGCCCTGGCGGCGTTCGCGGCCGGGGCGTCGTACGTCAATTTCACGCCGTCCACGGGGGCCACGCCCCCCGTCCTCCAGGCGCGGGCGGCCCGGCATGGGGTGGCGACGGCCGGCTGCGACGGCAAGACCGGCGAGACGCTCCTCAAGAGCGTCCTCGCACCGATGTTCGCCGCCCGTCACCTCGAGGTGATGAGCTGGGTCGGCCACAACATCTTCGGCAACATGGACGGCAAGGTCCTCGACGACCCGCGCAACAAGGCGACGAAGATCCGCAGCAAGGACCATCTCCTCGCCGCGATCCTCGGCTACGCCCCCCAGACCCATGTCTCGATCGAGTACATCAGGAGCCTCGGCGATTGGAAAACGGCCTGGGACCATGTCCACTTCCGCGGCTTTCTCGGCACTCCGATGACGCTCCAGTTCACCTGGCAGGGCTGTGACTCGATCCTCGCCGCGCCGCTGGTGATCGATCTGGTCCGGCTCGTCGACCGCGCGCACCGCGCCGGCGAACGGGGCGTGCTCCCCTGGTTGGCCTGCTTCTTCAAGAGCCCGCTCGGGGTCGAGGAGCAGTCGTTCGCGGCCCAGTTCGCGCTGCTCGACGGCTGGGCGCGCGACCTCGCCGCGCGTCATCGCGGCACCTGCTGA
- a CDS encoding type II/IV secretion system protein produces the protein MVPYAAFERFFYPGGVWIALAVAWAASCMWVDRDARVTLGRSMPWSLLYCLVGVLFLLAGYYQGLASLPLFILVVPAALVGYCAYRDTKAPPFDKILHPRTAVRMIRAVAEPIGLGPTVDKIFSQPIRAVARGPAQIQLVKKDGTVVDSRGRDETSRAVKSLQDMFLKVVPMRATDIHMEPKSSDEMVVRCRIDGMLQKVSELPSEEGRAVLSAMKVLADMDIAERRRPQDGTFAVIMGERRFDVRAASAPTNYGEKMSLRLLDADGGMVKGGLAKIGLKDSILKPLREICQQPHGMLIVCGPTGSGKTTTLYSALGEIDVYSRNIITIEDPIEYRLEGISQTAVNNAADLTFAKILRSVLRQDPDVILVGEIRDKETAEIAMQAAMTGHFVFTTLHANDAPTTITRLLDLGVDISLVQSAVTAVLAQRLVRLLCEKCKEPYDPPAEERQRLGIPLDRKVTLYRAREQGCPQCLGTGYKGRTGVHELLVFDNAIRDLLVGRPSVQVIRATARKGGMRTLLDSGVGKVLAGQTSVDEVVRVLK, from the coding sequence ATGGTTCCATACGCAGCCTTCGAGCGGTTTTTCTACCCCGGCGGCGTGTGGATCGCCCTGGCGGTGGCATGGGCGGCGTCGTGCATGTGGGTCGACCGCGACGCGCGCGTGACCCTCGGGCGCTCGATGCCCTGGTCGTTGCTCTACTGCCTCGTCGGCGTGCTCTTCCTCCTCGCCGGCTATTACCAGGGGCTGGCGAGCCTGCCGCTGTTCATCCTCGTCGTGCCCGCGGCCCTCGTCGGCTACTGCGCGTACCGCGACACCAAGGCCCCGCCGTTCGACAAGATCCTCCATCCGCGGACGGCGGTGAGGATGATCCGCGCCGTCGCCGAGCCGATCGGGCTCGGCCCGACGGTCGACAAGATCTTCTCCCAGCCGATCCGCGCCGTGGCGCGTGGCCCGGCACAGATCCAACTGGTGAAGAAGGACGGCACGGTCGTCGACAGCCGGGGGCGGGACGAGACCTCGCGGGCGGTCAAATCGCTCCAAGACATGTTCCTCAAGGTGGTGCCGATGCGCGCCACCGACATCCACATGGAACCCAAGAGCAGCGACGAGATGGTCGTCCGCTGCCGGATCGACGGGATGCTCCAGAAGGTGTCGGAACTTCCCTCCGAGGAGGGTCGCGCGGTCCTCTCGGCGATGAAGGTCCTCGCCGACATGGACATCGCCGAGCGCCGCCGCCCGCAGGACGGCACGTTCGCGGTGATCATGGGAGAACGCCGGTTCGACGTCCGTGCCGCCAGTGCGCCGACCAATTACGGCGAGAAGATGTCGCTGCGGCTCCTCGACGCCGACGGTGGGATGGTGAAGGGGGGGCTGGCGAAGATCGGGCTCAAGGACTCGATCCTCAAGCCACTCCGCGAGATCTGCCAGCAGCCGCACGGGATGCTGATCGTCTGCGGCCCGACCGGCTCGGGCAAGACGACGACGCTCTACTCGGCTCTCGGCGAGATCGACGTCTATTCGCGGAACATCATCACCATCGAGGATCCGATCGAGTACCGGCTCGAGGGGATCTCCCAGACCGCCGTCAACAACGCCGCCGACCTGACGTTCGCGAAGATCCTCCGCTCGGTGTTGCGCCAGGACCCCGACGTGATCCTCGTCGGCGAGATCCGCGACAAGGAGACGGCCGAGATCGCCATGCAGGCGGCGATGACCGGCCACTTCGTGTTCACCACCCTCCACGCCAACGACGCCCCGACGACGATCACGCGGCTGCTCGACCTCGGCGTCGATATCAGCCTCGTGCAGTCGGCCGTCACCGCCGTCCTCGCGCAGCGCCTCGTGCGGCTGCTGTGCGAGAAGTGCAAGGAGCCCTACGATCCCCCGGCCGAGGAGCGGCAGCGGCTCGGGATCCCGCTCGATCGCAAAGTCACGCTCTACCGCGCCCGTGAGCAGGGGTGCCCGCAGTGCCTCGGCACCGGCTACAAGGGGCGGACCGGTGTCCACGAACTGCTCGTGTTCGACAACGCGATCCGCGACCTGCTCGTCGGCCGCCCGAGCGTGCAGGTGATCCGGGCGACGGCGCGGAAGGGGGGGATGCGGACGCTGCTCGACTCGGGTGTCGGCAAGGTGCTGGCCGGACAGACGAGCGTCGACGAGGTGGTGCGGGTGCTCAAGTGA
- a CDS encoding 8-amino-7-oxononanoate synthase: MACRGEPPADDQRPAGPLPEPLQWVADGLDRLRQRDLVRPRRMRHGRQGREVVLDGRRLVNFGANDYLGYAGDVRLTRAASRAACAEGFGAGASPLVSGRSASHAALERALARLLDTDAALLFASGFAANAATIAALVGPGDTIASDARNHASIVDGCRLSRATVAVFPHRDAAALGQILASAPPGRKLIVTDALFSMDGTVAPLADLCALAARHGAMLMVDEAHATGVFGARGSGLVEASGCADGVHVRVGTLSKALGAAGGFVAGHRLLVQWLEHSARAWIFSTAHPPPVTGAALRAVELLAEEPQRRTELLATATALRQRLAAVGVAVGGEATPILPVIVGSAAAAVARSKRLAEAGLFVPAIRPPSVPEGESLLRVSLSWSHSVDDLDRLVAALATG, encoded by the coding sequence ATGGCCTGCCGCGGCGAACCGCCGGCCGACGACCAGCGCCCCGCCGGGCCGCTGCCCGAGCCCCTGCAGTGGGTGGCCGACGGCCTCGACCGACTCCGGCAGCGCGACCTCGTCCGCCCGAGGCGCATGCGCCATGGCCGGCAGGGGCGCGAGGTCGTGCTCGACGGGCGCCGGCTCGTCAACTTCGGCGCCAACGACTACCTCGGCTATGCCGGCGACGTCCGGCTCACGCGGGCGGCCTCGCGGGCAGCGTGTGCCGAGGGGTTCGGCGCGGGAGCCAGCCCGCTGGTGAGCGGCCGCTCCGCGTCGCACGCCGCCCTCGAGCGCGCCCTCGCCCGGCTTCTCGACACCGACGCGGCGCTCCTCTTCGCCAGCGGATTCGCCGCCAACGCCGCCACGATCGCCGCCCTCGTCGGCCCCGGCGACACGATCGCCAGCGACGCCCGCAACCATGCGAGCATCGTCGACGGCTGCCGCCTGTCGCGGGCCACCGTCGCCGTCTTCCCGCACCGCGACGCCGCCGCCCTCGGGCAGATCCTCGCCTCGGCGCCTCCCGGCCGGAAGCTGATCGTGACCGACGCGCTGTTCTCGATGGACGGCACGGTGGCGCCGCTGGCCGATCTGTGCGCGCTGGCCGCGCGCCACGGGGCGATGCTGATGGTCGACGAGGCCCACGCCACCGGGGTGTTCGGAGCCCGGGGCAGCGGGCTGGTCGAGGCCAGCGGTTGCGCCGACGGCGTCCACGTCCGCGTCGGCACGCTCTCCAAGGCGCTCGGCGCCGCCGGCGGGTTCGTGGCCGGCCACCGGCTGCTCGTCCAGTGGCTCGAACACTCCGCCCGGGCGTGGATCTTCTCCACCGCCCACCCGCCTCCCGTGACCGGAGCGGCACTGCGCGCCGTGGAGCTGCTTGCCGAGGAACCGCAGCGGCGCACCGAGCTGCTGGCCACCGCCACGGCGCTGCGGCAGCGGCTCGCCGCCGTCGGCGTGGCCGTCGGCGGTGAGGCGACGCCGATCCTCCCGGTGATCGTGGGCAGCGCCGCCGCCGCGGTCGCGCGCTCGAAGCGGCTGGCGGAGGCGGGATTGTTCGTGCCGGCGATCCGCCCGCCGAGCGTGCCGGAGGGGGAAAGCCTGCTCCGCGTCAGCCTGTCGTGGAGTCACTCCGTCGACGATCTCGACCGGCTGGTGGCGGCGCTCGCCACGGGCTGA
- a CDS encoding EVE domain-containing protein, translating into MNHWLVKSEPETFSIDDLARAPRRTTSWDGVRNYQARNYLRAMAAGDRCLFYHSNAAPSAVVGIVEVVGTARPDTTALDPRSPGHDPRATAAEPVWSTVDVRLVEIFPRGLPLDELRGVAALAGMELLRKGSRLSVMPVSAAQFRAVVALSRRKA; encoded by the coding sequence ATGAACCACTGGCTGGTCAAGAGCGAGCCGGAAACGTTCTCGATCGATGATCTCGCCCGGGCACCGCGCCGGACCACGTCGTGGGACGGGGTGCGGAATTACCAGGCACGCAACTACCTCCGCGCGATGGCCGCCGGGGACCGCTGCCTGTTCTACCACTCCAATGCCGCGCCGTCGGCCGTCGTCGGCATCGTCGAGGTGGTCGGCACGGCCCGCCCCGACACGACCGCGCTCGATCCGCGGAGCCCCGGTCACGATCCCCGCGCGACCGCCGCCGAACCAGTCTGGTCGACGGTCGACGTCCGCCTCGTCGAGATCTTCCCCCGGGGGCTGCCGCTCGACGAGCTGCGCGGCGTGGCGGCGCTGGCCGGCATGGAGCTGCTCCGCAAGGGGAGCCGGCTGTCGGTGATGCCGGTGAGTGCCGCGCAGTTCCGGGCGGTCGTGGCGCTGTCCCGACGGAAGGCCTGA
- a CDS encoding CvpA family protein, which translates to MTMLLADGVLQQWGDLVAIAVVIAMALVGLRSGLFVATLWGLSALVAVMAGLAGLDRVSEWLRVADAPPVYLAVMSFVVVAVAIGLGLRVAVGGFVQEDEVRFPPLIDAIGGVAVGGLAGMIVAGGLQIALSMAPLPAWAGRLDPRRQIDFGTPLLQAFARWAEPDGKLRAVLLDGEPGRKYDPAEDAKPAATPLEDLERKLNPWKNSEVFADLNLNGTREEDEPFEDADGDGKFSPLTSNNDANGNRLRDVGLLERYRLGPWLTVSVGREVPPKRDGDAQARPEATLAQGQPVAPPTPPAATPVAPAPTPAPPPPVTPVPPTPVDKQTADKVVIRVTAASAFDAEGLTERLSKALGVVGSTWTRSSDVTVITLPFAGKLKDVVAAITAADVGLVSQTDPATRTIAVVVE; encoded by the coding sequence GTGACGATGCTTCTGGCCGACGGCGTGCTGCAGCAGTGGGGCGACCTCGTCGCCATCGCGGTGGTGATCGCGATGGCGCTGGTCGGCCTGCGCAGCGGGCTGTTCGTGGCCACGCTGTGGGGCCTCAGCGCCCTGGTGGCGGTGATGGCGGGGTTGGCCGGCCTCGACCGCGTCTCCGAGTGGTTGCGGGTGGCGGACGCTCCCCCCGTGTACCTGGCGGTGATGTCGTTCGTCGTCGTCGCCGTGGCGATCGGCCTCGGTCTGCGCGTCGCGGTCGGCGGGTTCGTGCAGGAGGACGAGGTCCGCTTCCCGCCGCTCATCGACGCCATCGGCGGCGTCGCCGTCGGCGGGCTGGCGGGGATGATCGTCGCCGGCGGGCTGCAGATCGCGCTGTCGATGGCGCCGCTGCCGGCGTGGGCGGGGCGCCTCGACCCACGGCGCCAGATCGATTTCGGGACGCCGCTCCTCCAGGCGTTCGCCCGCTGGGCCGAGCCCGACGGGAAGCTCCGCGCCGTGCTCCTCGACGGCGAGCCGGGACGCAAGTACGACCCTGCCGAAGACGCAAAACCGGCGGCGACACCCCTGGAGGACCTCGAGCGGAAGCTCAACCCTTGGAAAAACAGCGAGGTGTTCGCCGACCTGAATCTCAACGGCACCCGCGAAGAAGACGAGCCTTTCGAGGACGCCGACGGCGACGGCAAGTTCTCGCCGCTGACGAGCAACAACGACGCCAACGGCAACCGCTTGCGCGACGTCGGCCTGCTCGAGCGCTACCGGCTCGGGCCGTGGCTGACCGTCTCCGTAGGGCGCGAAGTGCCGCCGAAACGCGACGGGGACGCCCAGGCACGGCCCGAGGCGACGCTCGCCCAGGGGCAGCCCGTCGCGCCGCCGACTCCGCCGGCGGCAACTCCCGTCGCCCCGGCCCCGACTCCGGCGCCGCCGCCTCCCGTGACGCCGGTGCCGCCGACACCGGTGGACAAACAGACCGCCGACAAGGTCGTGATCCGTGTGACCGCGGCGTCGGCTTTCGATGCCGAGGGGCTGACCGAGCGGCTGTCGAAGGCGTTGGGAGTGGTGGGAAGCACCTGGACGCGGTCGAGTGACGTGACCGTGATCACGCTGCCGTTCGCCGGCAAACTCAAGGACGTGGTCGCGGCGATCACCGCCGCCGATGTCGGCCTGGTGTCGCAGACCGACCCCGCGACCCGCACGATCGCCGTCGTCGTCGAGTGA
- a CDS encoding pyridoxal phosphate-dependent aminotransferase: protein MNATTARSNPLHTARRMAALEPSATLAMAARAAALAAAGKDVIDLSVGEPDFATPAHVCRAAEEAIRSGKTKYTPAAGIPALRAAVAADFRRRAGLEVSPAQVVVSNGAKHALHNVFTALLDDGDEVIIPAPFWVSYAELVKLAGGVPVILPTRLEDDFKLAPEALAAALTPATRMLLLCSPSNPTGVVYTPAELRALADVAVAADLAVVADEIYDQLVFDGRENVSFPTLRPGLAERTVVVGGVSKTYSMTGWRIGWTIAPEPLSRAIGNLQSQQTSNPSSISQHAAVAALTGPQDCIGEMLAAFQRRRDLVAGRLARMPGVRLPDIGGAFYAFFDIAPHLAAGRGITTSAAWCEQLLEREQVALVAGSAFGAEGHVRMSFAAADEKLVAGLDRIERFLAG, encoded by the coding sequence ATGAACGCGACGACGGCGCGATCCAATCCCCTCCACACCGCACGGCGGATGGCGGCGCTCGAGCCCTCGGCGACGTTGGCGATGGCGGCGCGGGCCGCGGCACTCGCCGCCGCCGGCAAGGACGTCATCGACCTGTCGGTCGGCGAGCCCGACTTCGCCACGCCGGCACACGTCTGCCGTGCCGCCGAGGAGGCGATCCGCTCCGGGAAGACGAAATACACGCCGGCCGCGGGGATTCCGGCGCTCCGCGCCGCGGTGGCGGCCGATTTCCGGCGCCGGGCAGGGCTCGAGGTGTCGCCGGCGCAGGTCGTGGTCAGCAACGGGGCCAAGCACGCCCTCCACAACGTCTTCACGGCGCTGCTCGACGACGGCGACGAGGTCATCATCCCGGCGCCCTTTTGGGTCAGCTACGCGGAGTTGGTGAAGCTCGCCGGCGGCGTGCCCGTGATCCTCCCCACGCGGCTCGAGGACGATTTCAAGCTCGCCCCCGAGGCCCTCGCGGCGGCCCTCACGCCGGCGACGCGGATGCTCCTCCTCTGCTCGCCGAGCAATCCCACGGGGGTCGTCTACACCCCCGCCGAGCTGCGGGCACTGGCCGACGTCGCGGTGGCCGCCGATCTGGCGGTCGTCGCCGACGAGATCTACGACCAGCTCGTCTTCGACGGGCGGGAGAACGTCTCGTTTCCGACGCTCCGCCCCGGGCTGGCGGAGCGGACGGTGGTCGTCGGCGGGGTGAGCAAGACCTACTCGATGACCGGCTGGCGGATCGGCTGGACGATCGCCCCCGAACCACTGTCGCGCGCGATCGGCAACCTCCAGAGCCAGCAGACGAGCAACCCCTCGAGCATCTCCCAGCACGCGGCCGTGGCGGCGCTGACCGGCCCGCAGGACTGCATCGGGGAGATGCTCGCCGCCTTCCAGCGGCGCCGCGATCTGGTGGCCGGACGGCTGGCGCGGATGCCGGGGGTGCGGCTCCCCGACATCGGCGGAGCGTTCTACGCGTTTTTCGACATCGCCCCGCACCTCGCCGCCGGGCGCGGGATCACGACCAGCGCCGCCTGGTGCGAGCAGCTGCTCGAGCGCGAACAGGTCGCCCTCGTCGCCGGCAGCGCGTTTGGCGCCGAAGGGCACGTGCGGATGAGCTTCGCAGCCGCCGACGAGAAGCTCGTCGCCGGCCTCGACCGGATCGAACGGTTCCTCGCCGGCTGA
- a CDS encoding biotin--[acetyl-CoA-carboxylase] ligase: protein MGVERAARRTWGSARSGRATTGPAPATGPSARPRRRRLRGRPGRGTETDLFSARWAPPVACRRAAPARGSGAERESILAGVPRGRRAGQGRDDRGRSRGPAHPAPARWPPRRAGGRCPAGPPTIACGSPDVAVPVVARRAIDRSPWVEKSMTSAAVDPIDSPALRALLGGGAVEHLGVTASTMQRARELAALPAALLPAVVVADRQTAGRGRQGAAWWQAPGSLTTSIVVDARDLGGAEPAAWWSLAAAVALAAALEDLAPRVVPRVRWPNDLFVDGRKLAGILVERVGERRAVFGIGVNTTGSAAAAPPALRDRVATWPDLTGAILPRQALLVALLPRLIGVVRECAARPGRLVELYRPRCGLAGSDLTVYQGPRALSGRCLGIDADGALVLDTAAGRLHLASASLTPPQAVWRGDGAS, encoded by the coding sequence ATGGGGGTGGAGCGAGCGGCGCGCCGAACGTGGGGTTCTGCGCGATCCGGTCGAGCGACGACGGGGCCGGCGCCGGCAACGGGACCGTCTGCGCGACCCCGTCGGCGGCGCCTGCGAGGGCGGCCAGGACGAGGAACGGAAACGGACCTCTTCTCCGCACGGTGGGCTCCGCCGGTGGCGTGTCGACGCGCCGCGCCGGCTCGTGGCAGCGGCGCGGAAAGGGAGTCAATCCTGGCGGGGGTACCGCGCGGTCGGCGCGCCGGTCAAGGCCGGGACGACCGGGGGCGGTCGAGGGGGCCTGCCCATCCTGCCCCGGCTCGCTGGCCACCGCGGCGTGCCGGTGGACGGTGCCCTGCCGGTCCGCCGACAATCGCCTGCGGTTCACCGGACGTGGCCGTGCCGGTCGTCGCACGCCGTGCGATCGACCGATCGCCGTGGGTGGAAAAGAGCATGACGTCCGCCGCCGTCGATCCGATCGACTCCCCGGCCCTCCGCGCCCTTCTCGGCGGTGGCGCTGTCGAGCACCTCGGCGTCACGGCGTCGACGATGCAGCGGGCGCGGGAGCTGGCGGCTCTTCCGGCCGCCCTGCTCCCGGCGGTCGTGGTCGCCGATCGGCAGACGGCGGGGCGCGGGCGACAGGGGGCGGCATGGTGGCAGGCGCCCGGCAGCCTGACGACCAGCATCGTCGTCGATGCCCGTGACCTCGGCGGCGCGGAACCGGCGGCGTGGTGGAGCCTGGCGGCGGCGGTGGCGCTGGCCGCCGCGCTCGAAGACCTCGCGCCCCGTGTCGTGCCACGCGTCCGCTGGCCCAACGACCTGTTCGTCGACGGGCGGAAGCTCGCCGGGATCCTCGTCGAACGTGTCGGCGAGCGCCGCGCCGTGTTCGGCATCGGCGTCAACACCACCGGCAGCGCCGCTGCCGCCCCGCCGGCCCTCCGCGACCGCGTCGCCACCTGGCCCGACCTCACCGGCGCGATCCTGCCGCGGCAGGCACTGCTGGTCGCCTTGCTCCCGCGGCTGATCGGAGTGGTGCGGGAATGTGCGGCGCGGCCGGGTCGCCTGGTCGAGCTGTACAGGCCGCGCTGCGGGCTGGCGGGGAGCGACCTCACCGTCTACCAGGGGCCCCGGGCCCTCTCCGGACGGTGCCTGGGGATCGATGCCGACGGGGCGCTGGTCCTCGACACCGCAGCCGGACGGCTCCACCTCGCGAGCGCCAGCCTCACTCCCCCGCAGGCCGTGTGGCGCGGCGACGGGGCCTCCTGA